The following DNA comes from Bacillota bacterium.
TATAAATGCATGTCTTCTTTGAGATATACTTGGCCGTGTTTCTCCTCCGCATCATTGTTCATCAGATTCCCCCCTTTCAGAAGTTTTTCCTTGTTCAAAAAGGCCAGAAAGAGATTGGCTTGCAGCAGGCGGCGTGCCATTTCCAATTCCTCATAACCCTTATTGGGACGCTGTATGCTGGTTGAATCAAAATTACTCGTAAGAAATATTTTTGCCAGGGCGACAAATTCCCGGATGAGCGAGCTGTAAGATATCGCCCGGCGGTGCAACAGGGACTGGTAGATATGCAGCAATTTTTTGAATTCCTCGTTCTGGCCTTTGCGCAGCGGAATCAGACGGTAGAGCGCTGTCAGGTCGAAATGCCAGCGATCCCTGCCCAGTAGTCCAGCAGCGCGGTTGGTAAGTTTGTAGGCCTCTTTGAGCAGATGGTTGATCCAGCTGGGAGAAACATCACGCACCAGAGCATGGATACGAAATTCACTCTGGTTTTTCTGGTAAAAGAGAAAATTTAGCAGGGCGATATCTTCCCCGGGCAGATCATCGAGATAATCAGCCAGCCTGGTTTCAAGCCCATCACTTCCCCCGATCTTGTCTAGCCAGGCAGTGGTGTCGACCAGACCGTTAACCCGGTCGAGAAAGAGTTCCGACCAGGATCTGATATCGGTGCTTTCAGGGGCAACACCTGTCAAAAAGGCCGGAACGACCATGAATTGCAGCGGGCCGACCCTTAGGGACATGTGTTGCGGCAAGAATTTTTCAGCCAATTGTAACCCGTAATAGCATTTTCCGCAGGCAGTAAAATTGCGTGAAAAATCTTGCAAGCCCGAGGCGAAACCTATCTTGTCGGTAATATAATATTTTAGAAAATCGAGTGTGGCAAAGTTATCGGTTACCGGGCGGTCGGTGGCGCCACAGATCGAGCAGACCTGCTCGGTGGCAGCATCTACATTTTCTTTGGTTCCCGTTTCAAGGTAGGGCGGCTCCTTGCTTTGCATGATCGCCTGATCATAAGTCCGATCTACCGCCAGCGGGCGGCCGTTGTAAGCCAGCGTCCAGAGTACGGCCTGCGGGGCTTTCAGATTTAGCTCGGTCAACAGCTTTTTTTTCAAGGCCGTTGAAACTTCAGCCAGAACTGCTTTTGGTTTCTCCTTTTTTTCATGCCAAGCAGCGTTGATGAAGCCTGACTCCAAAAGGCTTAGCTTTTCAACATCCAGTATGGGATTCCGGTTCGGCAGGGAGGTATAAAAAGAGTGGTGCAATTGGCTCAGATCCTTGTAAAGGACGGTGTTCTCAAGGCCGATGTTTTTCAAGTATTCCAGAAGGTTGAACACGTTTGAACCCACCAGATAATTCAAATTGTCCGTGGTCAGGTAGGTCTGCGGACGGTTGCCAACCATATTGCCTATCCAGCGGTAACGGATGCGGATATCACGGTCAACTTCAATCGGCGAAGGTATCAACTGCAATTTTTCTGTCCCATCACGAAGATCAAGCTGGATAAGGTAAACTTCTTTATCTTTCAATTTCTGCACTGGTTTTACCAGTGTTGCCAGGGGATCATCTTCCTGTGAAAGTGACCGGCCAAATCCGGCAATTGCTTCCAACATCCTTATTACCTCCATTTTTGGTTTGATTAAAATAATGATAAAAAAAGGCATAGCATAATTATACGTGAATCTTCTGTTATAGAGACAGGCAACAAGTTACCGTTTTGATTGGTAAAAAGTTACCAGGTTTAAAAATCAAGTAAAGCTCCCAGTGCCGGTATCAGATTTTTTGTGTTATTTCTGATAGTTCCTGATGATGCTGCGTTGGTGTTCATGGCACAATGAGCTATATCGTTGCGTAAATTCAATAGCATATTCCATATATGGGCGATACTGTTTGATTGTGAATCCTTTTCATACCAGTCGGGAAGCACGTTACAATTTTTATCATTTTGTTTCCGGAAGGTAACTTTTGCTATCAGCCCCAATTCTTTTTCGACCGCAAGCCGTTCATTTCTGTTACGCCACTTTTCAAGTCTATTGGCTTTCAGATATTTAGTGGGACCCAGAAAACTAAGGCCAACCATTTTTTTCCTCGATTTCAGTTTATTTTATTCAAGCAGGGAACAGCAACCATATCCCTGCGAGTTCTTTGCGCCCAGCCCCGCTGCAAGGGCGGTCTCCAACAGGGAGGGGGCGCCCCGTAGCTCGTATATTCCCATCCAACCCTTGACTATAAAACCTTTGTAACGGGTAATTTTGTGATCCTTTTCGGTTACCTCAAGGGGCCTTATTGAAAATTCCTCGGAAATCGGGGGGCTTCCATGGATCAAGAGATGTTTTTTGAGCAGGTTGGCACCAACAAGCTCACCGAAACGAGGCTCGAACGGAGAAAAATAATAGGTGTATTTGCGGCCACTCGAGGGGGGAAGGGTACTGTAAATTGTCATCGGTGAGAGCATACGTACATGTACAGAATCTGTTTTGACCCGGGGCTGTGCCGTGGAAATTTCTTTTACGATCAATTTTGCCGATCCGATGTGGACCTTCCCCTGACGCAGAAAACCGGTGCCCAATTCCTGCAGAATGAAGGGAATTGGTGAACAGATAACCAACTCCAGGGGAGGGGCCATTATGAGCTTTTTTTTGACCTGATCAAAACGTGTTTTCTGTCCCATCAGACGCGAAAAAGAAAAAAGCTTGAAACGCCGTTTTTCCAGCTGAAAACCATGTTCGTGCAGATAGCGCCCCAGAAGCGGATTTTCCATCCCATGGTAGATCATCCCTTGGATAAGATGGCCGTAATGTACTGGTAATTCTACCTGTCCAGGCGCATCAAAAAATAAAGTTAAGAGCATAGGGTCACCTCAAAAAACAAATAATTTTCCGCATCAAGGCTTTTCCTCTTCAAGGACGGCACGTATAGCTTCTATTATGGGTGCGTTTTTTTTGTTTGGTTTGTTCCATTGCTTTTCACGATAAACCTGATACCAGTGTTCAAGTAGTTGCGCAATTATTTGCTGGTCAGCAGGAGGGGTTTCTTCTGACTGCATCCTGGACAACCATTTATTTTTAATGGCTTGCAAGAATTCATCTGTATTGTACCGATCCTTGACCATCTCTTCAGCAATCGGACCGGCTAACTTTGCGGGGATTGGCAGTATCTTTTCGGCCTCTTCTTTTTTATACTTGAGCATGGTTGATTTCAAATTGTTTTCTGTTTGTTCACAGCGAATGAAACGGCCGTAGCCAGCCGCAGTTTTTGCACCGGCTCCGATGTTTTCCAATGCCTGTTCCATCCATTGAAGAACTTTCTCCAGGTCGGATCCGTTTCTATCATCGGTTCTATTTCTCGGTGCAACAGAAAAAAGAAAAGGTTGCCCCGTATTGACGGTTATAAAAGGGATCGGATTGGGGTTCTGCCAATCGCCGGGAACTTCATCTCTACTGTAATATCCTTGATAGTGTGGTGTCATTACATCGGCAACAAGCCGAACCGGTGTAACAGGAAGAGCATCGAAGAAGATTACACTACCTACGTTTTTAATAGATTCATTTTTGTCATCATTTCCCCTTGGCCCGAAAATGCGGTTGATATCATTTTCTGAAGGACTATCAAGCCATTGCTCGACCCATGCTCTGACCAGGCCTTTGACAGAAGAACCGGGTAGGTATGGGACTCCCAGGGTGTGGTGCCAGGCCATTCCATTTTCAATGGGATTGTTCAATCCCAGACCGATGGTAAAACGCCAAAGCGTTCTGTAACAGCTAAAAACACCCTCCATAAAATCGGTCAGCTCAATCAATCTTTTCGCCGCTTCATCAAGTAGTGTCCCGTTTCCCACGGGTTTTTTACTGATTTTTTCAATAAATTCGAGTTTACCTCTATCTGCAATGGTCCAACTATTATCCCAGAAATTACAGTATTTATTGAACAATAGTCCGGTGTTGCCTCTGTTTAGCTCAATCAAATTTATACGTTCCCGCTCATATTCTCCTGGCAACTGGTATAGTGGTAAAGTCATTTCGTCACCCCTGATCCATTATTGACTTTTTTCCGGTATTTTTAAGTAGAGCTACCGCAAATTTTTTGTACCATTCCAAATAACCTAAAGCTTCTGCCTGTGCCAGAAGATAAGTTTTGCGATTTCCTTTGGTAATAGCGGTTAGAAGATCCTCATCATGAGGATAAGGCGCCGAGGGGTCATTGCGACAAAGCCATTCTTTGATAGCATTGTAAACTGTCATATGAGGATCATCAAAATTGCCTTTTGCCTGAGCCCGTAGTGTGGCAGCTGCCTGGCCCAATCCGTTAATAAGTATTGATGCGGGTGCATTTTCGGCATAAGCAACTATTTTATCCCGATCTTCGCCTTGGTATTTTTTTTCTGCTGCCTCGATCTTTTCCAAGGCATGTTTGGCTCGCTGCTGCTGCATGCTTTGAATTCGATTGCTCAATCTGATACACCTCCATAGATAAATGTTATGGCAGTCCAACCTTGCCCAATAGTCTCGTTGCCGCCAATCTGCAGGTAGGGATACTGGTCAAAAAAATCCGTTAAAGCGTTCAGGTGATCCTTTCCTCCGGGACGAGCTGCAAACAGGGCATAGAAGAGGGTATCAGTCGGTACTGTTTCTTCATACCAAAGATTCTGGCTGATTTTTTGCTTGTCCAGTAGGTTACGCGCATTTACAGATAAAGAGTACCTGGCAAAATATGAAAACTCATCATTGCTTACCACTACCAAGTTTTCAGCGAGGCGTTCCTTTATCGTGGAATGTCTGATCATCGGTTTGATCGCTTCGGCAAAAGGGACAGTTCCCGATCCTGATTCGATTATTTCAAAATGAGCATCCTCGAGGTATAGCCTTCCTTTCCCGGTGGCAATTGCTTCTCCCTCTTTTAAATCGGTTATAGCCGTGATATCGATTGTGCCGACCGATACCCCGGCCAAAGCACAGTCGCGTTGATAACGTTCCAGCAGATAGGGGCAGGTTACCCATTTATAGTGGCTGTTCAAAGAACGCACCGGTAGAAGTAGCAGGCGACCGTCGGAAACCGCGACGCAACCGGCATGTTTTTGGCTACCGAAGACCTGTTCCATGTCAATTTCTGAATTGTTGGTTATATTGTGTTGTTCAACAGTATCTTTTAGTGCGCCTTTCAGGCTGGAACCTACGATGACCGGATAATCGGTAGTTTTCTCGCGGGCTACCGGCAGATCGACCACTCCGCTAACCTGTCCGGTCCCGGGGTGTAAATTGGTTTCTGCAAACATTCCCATTATTGCACTGGCCATATTCAATCAACCTCCCATTTTCCAATTAATACTTGACCATAACCAAGAGAGTGGGACCCTTCATTACCAACATGGCATCCATGAAGGGCTTCTATTTTTTCTTTATCTGTCGCTGCGGCTTCAAAAAACCAGGTGCTGCCAGGGGGCAGGCATGGTTGCAGTGGGCGAGGTTCGTTATTTGCCAGATCCCATCCTCCATGGAATTGCGGCTTGCCGATACAGGCACTGACACACCTGCCTGGAGCATTGGCGGGGCCTTCCCGAACAAGGAGTTCAAGCTGATCTCCATCGGAAAAAACAGATTGAGTGATCAGAGAGATAGTATAACGGATCTGCCCATCCTTTGTTTGCTTTAACGAGGGGCATGGGGGAAGCAGGTTTCGGTAATCATCAAGGGTAATAGAGTTGATTTCGATTCCTGCCAAGCGCCCTTCCCCGCCCAGGGGAACCACTCTCTGTTTTATTTCGGGCCAATCGGGGGGTAACCCCTGAATGATGACACGTATTTTTAAATAGTACTCCGGCCGGATATGTCCGATGCGGTATAGGTTATGATCTTCGGCAGTTCGGGTTCCGGCGTTGCGTTTTAACCCTACACGAGGTTCCACACTCCACAATGATTCCTGGAAATATGCATCGTCTGTAGCAGGGGCTTTTCCTTTGGCAACAGAACTGTAGCCTGAACGGGTAAGGTAGAGATTTCCCGAATGGTGGGCTCCGTCCAGTTTTTCTTTTTTCCTGGGCAGGCAAACGTCTGGACCGAGGTCGCAGACGCATGTTTCGCCAGGTATGAGAAAAGTGGTTTTTATTGACTTCGGATCCGTTTTTGAATTGACCCCAGGCATCTTTTTGATTAATAGATTCAATGGTGCCGGAAAAAGGAGCTTTTTATCCCATACCAGGTGTGGTCCCAACAGAGATAAAAGACCCAAATTTGTATTGTCACCAAGTTCATCGGGCCAATTTTTATTTTGGCCGGGCCACCACCCACGAGCATTGGCCAGGGTGCTGCGGATCGCGCCTTGAAGAGTGCTTATGGGCGGGGGAAAGTGACTGATGATCCGGCTGTGTCCGCCTTCACCGGCATGGAAAGGCTGCCCGGTACGGAAAAATACAGTATCGATCAAAGTAAAATCCCAACATTGGAGGTTCATCGTTCCACTCCTTTCTCCAACAGGAATTTTATTAAAAACAGGCTCTCGAGCTGCAACCTTTTTTTATCCTTGCATATTTTGCCTTCCTCATCCCTCCAGTAGTGATGACAGAGTTCCAGCAATTGACGCATGGTTTTTTCAGCCTCAGTGTGATCTGTATCCGAGCCGCGGCTTTTAACATATTCAGCTGTAAGCAGTGCGTTCAGAACTGAATTTGAAAATGTTGATAAATCTATATTCTGGGTAGTGAATAATGCCAACCGATATTGAATATTGTAGAAAAAACTATTGCTGAATTCTTTAAACTTTTCTTCATCAGCAGTTGCTTTCCCGAAATGTTGGATATATGGCAGGAAGTTATCTACAATTATTTCCCAGGGGGCGGACCAGCTCAACACCTTGCCCACACTTTTCCAGACGGTTATGGCGAGGCTGTCCCGGCCGGTTTTAACCTTGGCGACTTCCGAAAGTAAACGCTGTCCCTCGTGGTACACTTCGGTGAGCGGTGTGGCAAAATGGGCATAAACAATTGCTCCGGAAATAGTGGCCAGGGATATATTATTAGCAGCGAATGCTTCAAGGTAAGCAGTGCGCAATCTTATTGCTGTTGTCAATGCATTTTCCAGGGGTGTCAAGGCAAGGACGTCGTCACCACCAGCGAAAACAGTGATTCCATTGCCTTCTTCAACGAGTAATTGCACCTGCTGACTGAACATATTCAAAGACTTGCTGATCAGATTTGTATCAGTTTGATGTTTTTGTAGCAGCGCGCCGAGCCTATCACCATCCATAAGGAGCAGGGCATAGAATGGCGAAGAGGGAGCGGCAAGATCTTCAAGCTTTTCTATCAGCTTTTTTCTGGTTTCTTCCGTATCCATGGAAGAGCTTGCCCGCCCATTCCAAAGATTCGAATTCTCAAGGGCGGCTTTGAAAAAACAATTACCGTCAAGAGAAGCGAACTCCCGGGCGTGGGGATGATCGGAAACCTCTTTTTTTAGAATTGGAAATATGTCCGGATTTTCACGACCCCTAGCTTCCGGAAGGTTAGAGGCAAGGTTGGCAAAAGATCTAGCTTTCTCGGCTTTGTCCTTGACCACTTTGGCGATCCAGTTAACGGCTGCGAGATAGGGAGTAGAAGGATAATTGATGGGGGCTTCTTTAATTATCTCCCTGGCAACGTGCGGAAAAAGCCGTTTTATCAAAGCGATGGAACAGAGCCGTTCATTTTCATCCAGATCATAAAATATACCCGCCTGACTTTGCTGTCGTATGGATTTCCAGAACCCATCTTGTTTTTCTTTCTCATGTATGCGTAAATAACCTGATAGTTCCTGAAGATCGCCGAAAAGGGTACACTTGTCACCGGGTTCAACCGGGGGCAGATGGCTACGCCAATTTTTGCGCTGATCCAGTGCGCCGGCATCTTCGCTCAAGACCCAGTTTATTTCCCAGTAATTATCGATCTGCCTCTCCCATATTTCTGTGGTCAGGTCCCCCTGCCCACTTTGCTCGGCGAGGTATCGTTCCCAGATTATTTCAGCTATCATCTGCCAATTTTCTTTTATTGCTTCCTTACATACAACCGGAGCAAAACCTGCCGGAACCTTGGCGCGGAAACGGTTTGGCAGTGTAGCCACAATGTTGCTGTAGCCGTTGATACTGGTTGTTTTTCCTTCTCTACGGTCCATGATCATCTGCAAAAGCGGGTCGGTGATCAACTTTTTGCTTTCCGCGACAGCAGGTAAAACTAGACTGCCTCCTTCTTCAAGAACTACTGCCATGGCTTGTCCCGCAAGGAAGGAGAGCAAGAAGGAGCCTGTCCAGAAATCGCGTGTCTTTCGTGAGCGGGAAATAAAGCTCTGTACTGGCCCCAAGGAGAAATTCAAGGTTTCTATTTTGCTCATGGCCAGACCACCACCTTGCTGCGCCTGAAAGCCGGTCGGTTAATGAAGTTGGTGACATTGTTGTAATCTACGTTGCAGTCCACGGTTGTTCTGTTGTGTCGTCCCGAAGAAATTTCGATTTTTACATCCCGTGGAAGAAAGACAGCCGGAAGCAAAGTTAGAACTGCCGCAAAATGATTTTTACCCAGGGCATGGATATGGATAAAAAGGGGGCTGGCACGACGATTATATTCTTTACTAGCAGGGCTTATACCGGCTTTGTCCCTGGTGGATATAAAGAAATAGTTATGAGGGAGCCCGAATACTACCCGCCTTGGATGTGTATCTATTGAATTCCCCCGACAAAAACCCAACATCAAATCGTGGTCATCTGCAAAATTTTGTTCTGCTTCTGTATCGTCCGGTAGCACATGTTTGCCTTTATTATTTTCCCTGCCGTAACTTCGATAACAAAGCATTTCATAACCTATCCTGTTCAGGACCTCAAGTGCATCAGATCCGGTAAGGGCTATCCAAACGCGGCTATACCTGCTAAATGCTGAATACTCAGGCAATGCATCATTACTATTGTCAACTTTGATCTCGCGTAGCAAGGTTTGTAAACATGTACCAAGATCTTCAACAGTTTCAGGCATTTTCCAGAATTTATTTCCGTTGCAGGCTATGGATTCGAGTGAAAGTGAACCAAAACCTTTGCGAGAACGTGCCCCGGCCGCACCAAACAGGCCAAGTGCCTGCAAAGCAAGTGGTAAAAAGTGGGCGGCCTCTTCCGGTATTCCCTTTTTTGTTCGAATCTGCAGGGTAAAGCGACCACCTGGCTCTAGATGAGGACGCATAGCGTTACCCCTTTGGTCTATTACACCGTACCCCAGATAGCGTATTCCATTAAAATTTAGCCAGCTGCTCTCTTTTTTTTCGGATAACCCTTCTTGATCTCTTATCGTTAACAGAGTAGATGACTGACCTTTAGTGCTACCAAAAACAATGTTCTCTAGACTCTTTACCGTGGACCATTTGCGTAGCTGGGCCAGTGCTATTGCCCGAAACCAGAATCGTAATAATCCTTTTATCGAGGACGGTCGAAGTTCTGCATGTTTGTTCGGGTTTGCTCCTCCCAAAAACAGGGGAGTTGTTACCCGGTAGGTTGCATCCCAATTCACGGTTTAGATACCTCCAGTCTCTTTAAAAAGTATTCAAGATATTTTTTTTGCTATCATCACCTTTTTTCCCTCGCTCGTTCACGCATAACCTGCAGGTTAAGGATCTCGGCGGGCTCGAACCGAGGGGTAATTTCACCGGCGCCTGGACGCAGACGAAGTATTGATGGAAAATGGCCGATCCGGCCGTGCAACTGTGCCAGCAGGGCCGCTGCGCTGTAGTTCAGAGAAGGCAAATTGATCAGCAGCGGTTCTGTCTGCCATTCCCGCGGGCTCAGTCCGGCATGGTCCAGCATTGCTTCGATCTGTGCTTCGATAGGTTCGCCGGGATCGATCTGACTTGGTATTTCGGTCACACTTGTTATTTCCAGGCCGGCGAGAACCTCTATTCCGTCCAGTTGGCTTTCGGTGAACGGATGGGCAAAATTCAGGATCTGCATTATCACAAATCTCCCTTTGGTTCTTTCATCGTAAAGTAGGGTGAGAAACGGGCAATCAAGACATTACGATCCACGCTGTAATCAGGAAAATTCAACCATTCACGCAGTTTGTCGTAGATGTTGCACAACTGGTTGGCGACTGTTTGTACCCCTTTTCCCAGTGTGGAAGCAATGGAGGAATTTTCAAAACCCTGGCAGGCCAGGCGGGCCACCTTCCGCTCGGCGGGGGTCAACCAGTGCCGGATGAATTCATCCTGCCGTTTTTCTTCTTCTTTTTGTGTAAGCCTGTGATACCAGGACAGCACTTCTTGAGGATCATCAAGCTCGGTCACCGTTTGCATCAGAGTTCCAGCTTCCTTCCAGCGAAGAAGCGGTACCGGAACCAACAGGACCTGCTCACCGTTGACAGCGTGAAGGTGACGGTTGACACCGGGCCGCCAGCCTTCCGTAATCAGATACCAAACCCGATCATCAGGACCGAATAGGAGTTGGGCTACGGTCATGGCTATTACCCCCATTACCTTGCGGCCACCGGAAATGCAGAGGTGAAGGGGGCATCCCTGTTGACGCACCTTCCTGATTACCGAATAAAAGGTTCGCAAGAGTGCCCGCAGGTCATCTTCAGTTTTAAAATCCTTCACTGCAACGTCTCCGGTGGATATTGCTCTGGTATGAAAAGAGAGATCCGGGTAGTACCCTGTTTCAAATTCGGCTTCAAGAACGGCCAGAGCTTCCCTTATAGCGGGGTATTCGGTGTATAAAACGGTAACTTCTTTGATCTTTTTCCCCCTGTCTATAAGGGCATCCAATGCGAGGGTTACTACCTGCGGCTCAACACCGAGAGTGGCAATCATTGTTTCAGGTTTGTTTTCCAGGCCCATCCGGAGAACCTCCTCGACACATTTTACCAAATTGTGATCGTTGTGGCAATCATCGACATTAAAAATGGAAAAGATGCCCATTCAAATTATCTGGTTACACTATTGGCTTTGAAAGATATTTTTAAAAAATAGCTTAAATACCAGGCGTACGGATGCCCGGTGGACCTGTTATATTTTTAGTAAATCCATTCTTCGCCGCCTTTCTGTATGCCGATTGATTTTCGTTCCGTATATTTCCGGCTACCCAGTATGTAAAATAGCAGTGAATCTTCATCCTCAACAATTATTTGATTCAGTTCGGAGAGCAGGGAGCGAAACGTTGCTTCCGTAAGTTCACCTTCAAGGACAGAATTCTGGACCCAGGTAAGGTAACGACGAGAAATCTTCAACACCTTGGCAACCCGCTTTACATTGATGTCATAGACCAGAATTACATACATTTGTTTATTCTTTTCACCTCACTTACCAACGGCTGACAAAGGGCTGGTATACTTGTTCGCCGATCAGATGTTTTTCCAACTTGTAGATTTCCATTCTGATCAATGTCTGGTAACTGACGTTACGTTTGAGCTGCCGATGATAAAAGGTGCTCATCAATTTATCTTCAAATTCCTGCACATAGACTTTACGCCCCTTGTCTTTTAACAGAACGGCTCCCCCGTGTTTTTCAAAATCCCTTTCTGTTAACATTCTCTTACCTATCAGGTTGAAAAGCACCCTGTCGGCCAGTATCGGTTTAAAAATTTCCGCAATGTCCAGATTCAATGTAAAGCGGCGAAAGTTGGTAGCATGCAAGAAACCGATCCGTGGATCAAGATGAGTCTTGTAAATTTCGGTTAATACTTTCATGTAGACAAGGGTGTTTCCAAAGCTGATCAGTGCGTTTAGCGGATCTTCGGGCGGGCGTTTGCTGCGCCCCTGAAATAAAAAATTTTGTTCGGTGAGGATTTGATTGAATGATTCGTAATAATGGGCCCTGGCATTCCCTTCAAATGCCATGAGTTCTTCAATGCTTTTAGAATCTGCACTTTTTTTGGAAAGAGCGGTTATGGCCAAAATTTGTTTTTCAACATCCTTGCCCCGGTTTTGATAGTAGCGCAAGACCTGCAAAATGTTGGCCAGAGCTCCACTTACAAATTTTTGTGCAAGTTTCAAACGGCTTGGATAATCAAGGTAATGTTCAGTTTGTTTCAGGATCATGTAGCCGGAATTGTAATGTTCGCGGGGATAGAAGCTGCCGATATAGTGGCCATGGTAGCCCAAAAAATGCAGTATGACCTCATTTTCGTGAAGAAATTCCAGCAACTTTTTGTTAATATCCACTTCGCCAAAAATAAAGATGTCACGGATACTGGTAATGGGGAAATAACGGGCTTTTTCCGAAGTTTCAACAAAGATCGTATTCCCCTTGCGTTTTAAACGGCCACTTTGAAAGAGATAAAGGGTTTTATTCATGATTCGCTCCTCATTGATTTTAATTTACTGGCTGGGAAGGCCGGACATTCAGGGTTTAAAGGGGGAAACCCTTTCGGCCTAAGCCCAGCACAATTCAGCATAAGCGCACTTTGAACACAACTTGATCTTCTCGGGAGGCGGGGGATATTCACGATTCAACAGAGCGGTAATTTCAAATTTGATCTGTGCAACCTGTCGTGACAAGGTTTCATCAAGAAATAAACGTTCCTTGCGTCGCTCTTCAGGAAAAAGCAGTTCTCCTTCAGCTTTTATTCCCATGGCCTCCAGTTCGTGCAGATAGAAGGCCAACTGCAATCTGGCCGCTTCCCGGGCACGGGAAGATTTTTTAACCTCCCCGATGACTAGTTGCTTGTTGCCGCGGCGAATCAGATCCAGGCAGAGGTGTC
Coding sequences within:
- a CDS encoding TIGR02556 family CRISPR-associated protein, whose translation is MLEAIAGFGRSLSQEDDPLATLVKPVQKLKDKEVYLIQLDLRDGTEKLQLIPSPIEVDRDIRIRYRWIGNMVGNRPQTYLTTDNLNYLVGSNVFNLLEYLKNIGLENTVLYKDLSQLHHSFYTSLPNRNPILDVEKLSLLESGFINAAWHEKKEKPKAVLAEVSTALKKKLLTELNLKAPQAVLWTLAYNGRPLAVDRTYDQAIMQSKEPPYLETGTKENVDAATEQVCSICGATDRPVTDNFATLDFLKYYITDKIGFASGLQDFSRNFTACGKCYYGLQLAEKFLPQHMSLRVGPLQFMVVPAFLTGVAPESTDIRSWSELFLDRVNGLVDTTAWLDKIGGSDGLETRLADYLDDLPGEDIALLNFLFYQKNQSEFRIHALVRDVSPSWINHLLKEAYKLTNRAAGLLGRDRWHFDLTALYRLIPLRKGQNEEFKKLLHIYQSLLHRRAISYSSLIREFVALAKIFLTSNFDSTSIQRPNKGYEELEMARRLLQANLFLAFLNKEKLLKGGNLMNNDAEEKHGQVYLKEDMHLYLVEMGYNETHTALFLLGYLLHQIGSSQRNSGYKHKPILDKINYNGMSWSKVVRLSNLLVDQLHQHRIFIYNENNFAIMKKLFDANKSAWPLSPEENVFFILSGYAWATRAAYKAGMEKQAEAAESPGMNDSNEEEDN
- the cmr4 gene encoding type III-B CRISPR module RAMP protein Cmr4; translated protein: MASAIMGMFAETNLHPGTGQVSGVVDLPVAREKTTDYPVIVGSSLKGALKDTVEQHNITNNSEIDMEQVFGSQKHAGCVAVSDGRLLLLPVRSLNSHYKWVTCPYLLERYQRDCALAGVSVGTIDITAITDLKEGEAIATGKGRLYLEDAHFEIIESGSGTVPFAEAIKPMIRHSTIKERLAENLVVVSNDEFSYFARYSLSVNARNLLDKQKISQNLWYEETVPTDTLFYALFAARPGGKDHLNALTDFFDQYPYLQIGGNETIGQGWTAITFIYGGVSD
- the cas10 gene encoding type III-B CRISPR-associated protein Cas10/Cmr2 — its product is MSKIETLNFSLGPVQSFISRSRKTRDFWTGSFLLSFLAGQAMAVVLEEGGSLVLPAVAESKKLITDPLLQMIMDRREGKTTSINGYSNIVATLPNRFRAKVPAGFAPVVCKEAIKENWQMIAEIIWERYLAEQSGQGDLTTEIWERQIDNYWEINWVLSEDAGALDQRKNWRSHLPPVEPGDKCTLFGDLQELSGYLRIHEKEKQDGFWKSIRQQSQAGIFYDLDENERLCSIALIKRLFPHVAREIIKEAPINYPSTPYLAAVNWIAKVVKDKAEKARSFANLASNLPEARGRENPDIFPILKKEVSDHPHAREFASLDGNCFFKAALENSNLWNGRASSSMDTEETRKKLIEKLEDLAAPSSPFYALLLMDGDRLGALLQKHQTDTNLISKSLNMFSQQVQLLVEEGNGITVFAGGDDVLALTPLENALTTAIRLRTAYLEAFAANNISLATISGAIVYAHFATPLTEVYHEGQRLLSEVAKVKTGRDSLAITVWKSVGKVLSWSAPWEIIVDNFLPYIQHFGKATADEEKFKEFSNSFFYNIQYRLALFTTQNIDLSTFSNSVLNALLTAEYVKSRGSDTDHTEAEKTMRQLLELCHHYWRDEEGKICKDKKRLQLESLFLIKFLLEKGVER
- the cmr5 gene encoding type III-B CRISPR module-associated protein Cmr5; this encodes MSNRIQSMQQQRAKHALEKIEAAEKKYQGEDRDKIVAYAENAPASILINGLGQAAATLRAQAKGNFDDPHMTVYNAIKEWLCRNDPSAPYPHDEDLLTAITKGNRKTYLLAQAEALGYLEWYKKFAVALLKNTGKKSIMDQG
- the cas6 gene encoding CRISPR-associated endoribonuclease Cas6: MLLTLFFDAPGQVELPVHYGHLIQGMIYHGMENPLLGRYLHEHGFQLEKRRFKLFSFSRLMGQKTRFDQVKKKLIMAPPLELVICSPIPFILQELGTGFLRQGKVHIGSAKLIVKEISTAQPRVKTDSVHVRMLSPMTIYSTLPPSSGRKYTYYFSPFEPRFGELVGANLLKKHLLIHGSPPISEEFSIRPLEVTEKDHKITRYKGFIVKGWMGIYELRGAPSLLETALAAGLGAKNSQGYGCCSLLE
- the cmr6 gene encoding type III-B CRISPR module RAMP protein Cmr6 encodes the protein MTLPLYQLPGEYERERINLIELNRGNTGLLFNKYCNFWDNSWTIADRGKLEFIEKISKKPVGNGTLLDEAAKRLIELTDFMEGVFSCYRTLWRFTIGLGLNNPIENGMAWHHTLGVPYLPGSSVKGLVRAWVEQWLDSPSENDINRIFGPRGNDDKNESIKNVGSVIFFDALPVTPVRLVADVMTPHYQGYYSRDEVPGDWQNPNPIPFITVNTGQPFLFSVAPRNRTDDRNGSDLEKVLQWMEQALENIGAGAKTAAGYGRFIRCEQTENNLKSTMLKYKKEEAEKILPIPAKLAGPIAEEMVKDRYNTDEFLQAIKNKWLSRMQSEETPPADQQIIAQLLEHWYQVYREKQWNKPNKKNAPIIEAIRAVLEEEKP
- the cmr1 gene encoding type III-B CRISPR module RAMP protein Cmr1, whose translation is MNWDATYRVTTPLFLGGANPNKHAELRPSSIKGLLRFWFRAIALAQLRKWSTVKSLENIVFGSTKGQSSTLLTIRDQEGLSEKKESSWLNFNGIRYLGYGVIDQRGNAMRPHLEPGGRFTLQIRTKKGIPEEAAHFLPLALQALGLFGAAGARSRKGFGSLSLESIACNGNKFWKMPETVEDLGTCLQTLLREIKVDNSNDALPEYSAFSRYSRVWIALTGSDALEVLNRIGYEMLCYRSYGRENNKGKHVLPDDTEAEQNFADDHDLMLGFCRGNSIDTHPRRVVFGLPHNYFFISTRDKAGISPASKEYNRRASPLFIHIHALGKNHFAAVLTLLPAVFLPRDVKIEISSGRHNRTTVDCNVDYNNVTNFINRPAFRRSKVVVWP